The genomic interval AGGACGATCTGGATGAGCCACTCCGACCAGTCGACGCCCCGCGTGTCGCCCACACCCAGCACGGACGCCAGCAGCGAGCCGAGGAGCGCGGCGGCCATGCCGACGACGAGCGTCCACAGGACGCCGATGTGCTGACGGCCGGGCAGGACGAGGCGCCCCAGCAGGCCGATCGCCGCACCGATGATCAGAGCGCTGACGAGTCCGGAGATGTGCATGGCCGGCTCCTTCGTGGTCGACATGTCCGCTTCGCGTACCCCCGAGGGGCGATGATGCGCGTACCCCGAGGGGCGATGAGGACTCCCGGTACACGGACTCGCCGACACGTCACGACACCGCCGAAGTAGCCGCCGCACAGCGGCATCCGGCGTCATCCGGGGCGGCTCGCCGCCATCGGCCCATTCATTCGTGCATACGTCCGGAGCGCAGGGGCAGGCGGATGTCAGCCATGGACGACGGAGGCCGATCGCGAGCGGCCATCCCCGGCGACAGGTGAATGATGAGCACCGAGAAGAAGACCGATGAAGAGCACGACGGAAAGCGCGTCGACGTTCCTACCGCCATGAGGCAGGCCTCTGCACAGCTCACGGAATTGCTCCAGTGCGAGCCGGGTTCTGTTTCCGCAGTGAGGGCCACCGAGGACGGTTGGTCGGCGGACGTGGAAGTGGTCGAGTTGGAAAGAGTGCCGGACACCATGAGTGTCATGGCCTCTTACCGGGTTGAACTCGACCCGCGGGGAACGCTGTTGTCCTACGAGCGACTGCGCCGCTACGCCAGGGGCCAGATCGACCGTCGCTGAAATTCCGTCGTCAGACGTAACTCAGACGTAACAAAGATCACCGAAAGGAGTTCCCCATGGCACTCGTTCAGCAGAGCAATGCGACGTCCGGTGGTGGGAGCGGCTCGGGAAATCTCTACGACGTTCTTGAACTCATACTCGACCGCGGGCTGGTCATCGACGCATTCGTCCGTGTCTCCGTGGTCGGTATCGAGATTCTCAAAATCGACGTCCGGGTGGTGGTCGCGAGCGTCGACACCTATCTGCGGTTCGCCGAAGCCTGCAACCGACTCGATCTCGAGTCCGGACGCAAGGCGCCGAGTCAACTCACCGACCTGGTCGGCGACATGACGGAGAACGGCGCCAAGGGCAAGTCCAAGGGCGCGCTCAGCGGTGCCGTCGAGGCGGTGACCGAGTCGTTGCAGGGCAAGCGCGAGGAGCCCGAGGAAGAGCCGCGCAAGCGCCCGGCCCGTAAGTCGACGTCCAGCCGCCAGACCCAGCGAAGCGGGGAGTAGCCGGTGCCCACCTACATCTACGCCATCACCGGCGCCGACCACCCGCTGCCCCTGAACGGCCTGCACGGCGTGGGCGACCCGCCTTCCGCCCTGCGTACCCTGCACACCGACCGGCTGGCCGCCGTGGTCAGCGACGCGCCTCCCGGACTCCGCGCCAAGCGACGCGATGTGATGGCCCATCAGGGCGTCCTGGAGACGCTGATGGCCGGTGGCGCGACCCTGCCGATGAGGTTCGGTCTGGTGGGCCCCGGCGACGACGAGGTCACCGCGGCCCTGGACCGGGAGGCCGACGCGTACGGGGACCGGCTGGTGGAACTCGACGGCCGGGTGGAGTACAACCTCAAGGCCGGTCGTGACGAGGACGACCTCCTGCGGGAGATCATGACCGAGTCCGACGACATCCGGGAACTCAACGAACGGACGCGTGCCCAGGGCGGCCACGACGACCGTGTCGCCCTGGGAGAGCTGGTGGCCCGCGAGGTGACCGCCCGCCACCAGCGGGAGGCGGAGGACGTCGCCGCCCGGCTGGCGGACGTCGCCACCCGCAGCTCACACGCGGAGCCGGCCCCGCAGCAGTTCCTCAACCTGTCCTTCCTCGTGCCCCGGGCGGAGACCGACGCCTTCGTGGCAGCTGTCCGGCGCGAGGCGGAGCAGCGCGGCGACGCGTACGCGTTCACGCTGACGGGCCCGCTGCCTCCGTACAGCTTCGTCTGACCGTCGGGGGGTGGCCCGGGCTCGTCCGGCCCTCCCCGGGAGCGGAGGTGATCTGTCCGCCATGGGCCTCATCAGCAGCATCCTGACCCTGCCGCTGGCTCCCGTACGGGGGACGGCCTGGGTTCTCGACCAGGTCGTCCAGGCCGCCGAGGAGGAGTACTACGACCCCGAGCCGGTACGCGCCCGGCTTGCCCAGTTGGAACAGGACCTGATCAACGGCCTCGTCGACGAGGACGAGTTCGATCGGCGCGAGGACGAACTCCTCGACCAGCTCGACGAGATCGAGGAGTACCGCAACAGCGCACGGCACACGCCGTGACCATCGACCACGACACATATGACCCGGGGGAGAGCAGAGGTGCATCGCACATGACGAAGAACGCCAAGATAGGCGCGGCTCTGGTGGGGGGATACCTGCTGGGGCGTACCAAGAAGGCCAAACTCGCCCTGGGGTTCGGGATGTTCCTCCTCGGCAAGAAGATCGACCTCGACCCGCGGCAGCTCGGCAGGATGCTGGCCGACTCACCGGTCCTCGGCTCCCTCAACGACCAGGTGCGCAAGGAACTGGTCGACGCCACCAAAACGGCGGCCACCAAGGCCGTCACGCAGCGGGCCGGCAGCCTGGCCGACTCCCTGCAGCAGCGCACCCAGGCGCTGGGGGCCGGTTCCGGGACCGACGAGGAGGAGCCGGACGAGGAGGACGACGAGACCAGGACAGCCGCCGCCGACGATGACGAAGCCGAGGCGGACCGGGACGAGGACACGGGCGGGGACGGAGAGCGCAAGCGCACTCCCCGGAAGACCGCCGCCGCGTCCGACTCCAAGCCCGCGTCCAGGAACCGGTCCTCCTCCGGCGGCAGCCGGTCCGGGAGCGGGGGCAAGTCCGCCCCCGCCCGCAAGCGCGGCGGAACCGCCCGGAAGACCGCGGCCTCCGGCGCCCGCAAGGCCAAGGGAGGCGACGATGCCTGACTCCACACTCGGCGGCATCAAGGACGACGTGGTCAAGAGCCCGGCCACCGACCGCCTCAAGGACGAGCTGCAGAACTACCTCCGCGCCCGTGCCGAACACGCGGTGACCCAGCTGGGACACCGTCTCGGCGACTCGGTGTCCAAGCTCGCGGAGCCGGGCGGCGGAGGCGGTGCGCTCAAGAGTCTGGCCAAGGGCGGCCAAGCCCTCGGGGAAGGCAAGTCCCCCGGTCAGGCCGCCCTGAGCGCCGGCGCCTCCCATCTCAAGGACACCGTCAAGGACAAGGTCAAGGGAATGTTCGGCAAGGGGCGCAAGTCGGGTGGGGGCAAGTCCAAGAGCGTCACCATCGTCGAGGACATCGACGTCGGCGTGCCGGTCCGTGAGGCGTACGACCAGTGGACCCAGTTCCAGGAGTTCAGCTCGTTCGCCAAGGGTGTCGTGAGCGTGGAGAAGGCGGACGACACCACCAGCAACTGGAAGGTGAAGGTCGCCAAGTCGACCCGCAGCTGGAAGGCGAACGTCACCGAGCAGGTGCCCGACGAACGCATCACCTGGACCACCGAAGGAGCCAAGGGCACCGTCAAGGGCGTGGTCACCTTCCACGCGATCACCGACGATCTCACCCGTGTCCTGCTGGTCCTCGAATACTTCCCCAAGGGGTTGTTCGAGAAGACCGGCAACATCTGGCGCGCCCAGGGCCGCCGCGCCCGGCTCGACCTCAAGCTCTACCGCAAGTTCATCATGATGCGCGGCGAGGCGACCGACAGCTGGCGCGGCGAGATCCGTGACGGAGAGGTCGTCCTCAGCCATGACGAGGCGCTGGACGAGGAGGAGTCCCGGAACGACGAGGGCTCCGAACCCGATGAGAGCGCCCCCGACGAACCGTCCGATGAGGAACCGTCCGAGGACGAGCAGCCCCCCGACGAGGACGACGACCTCGCGTACGAGGACGAAGAGCCGCAGGACGAGGAGTTCGGCGACGAGGAAGACCAAGAGGAAGACCACGAGGAGGGCGGCGAGGAGGAAGACGAGGCCGTCGAGCCGGCGGACGAGCTGGACGAACCGGCGGAGGAGGCCGCGGACGACGAGGACGCCGGGGACCGGGGCGACGAAGCCGAGGCCGAGGAGACGGAAGAGGAGCCGGAAGAGGAGCCGCAGCCGGCCCGGCGCTCCCGACGCCGTCAGGCCACCGCCGACCGGTGACCGGACCCGCGCACAGAGCCGCACCGAGACCCTACGGAAAGGCGTGAGACACCGTGTCCGATTCACTCGCCGGCCGGATGCCGGCCCCGCCCCGGGGGGCCGGCCCGGCACACGGGCAGCAGGGCTCGTCGGCCAACCTCGCCGACATCCTGGAAAGGGTGCTGGACAAGGGCATCGTCATCGCCGGTGACATCCAGATCAACCTGCTCGACATCGAGCTGCTCACGATCAAGCTCCGTCTGCTCGTCGCCTCCGTCGACAAGGCCAAGGAGATGGGCATCGACTGGTGGGAGCACGATCCCTCGCTCTCCTCACGGGCCCGCCCCGCGCCCGGGACCGACGCCGGCCCCGGGCACGACGCGCTGGCCGACGAGAACGAGCGACTGCGCGCCGAACTCGCCCACCTGCGGTCTGCGGCGGCCGGGATCCCGGGCTCCGGGACGGCCGGAGACCGGGCCGCCCCGGCGGAACAGGAGAACGAACGATGAACACCGGACCGAACGCGACCGTCGGCGTTCCGGGCGAAGGCACCGGGGAGCTGAGTTACGTCTACGCCGTCGGCCGTGAGGGCCCCGCCCTGGACGGGCTCGCCGCCCGGCTGCCGGGCGTGGACGGCCGGCCCCTGCGCCCCGTCGGCGGAGGCGGGCTGTGCGCACTCGTCTCCCCCGTGCCGGCGGACACGTTCAGCGAGCGGGGACTCACCGCGCAGATGGAGGACCTGGATCGGCTCGAAGCCGTGGCCCGGGCCCACCACGCCGTGGTGGACGCCGCGTTCGCGGAGACCTCCGTCCTGCCGATGCGGCTGGCCACGGTCTATCTGGACGACACCCGGGTGGCTGACATGCTGGTCAGGCAACGCAGCGAGTTCCAGGAGCTGTTGGGTCGTCTGGAGGGTCACGTCGAGCTGGGCGTGAAGGTCTACGCCGATCCCCGTACGGCCGCCGTGACGGCATCGGCACCGGCCGCGGCGACGCCGTCGGGCGGCGGAGCGGGCCGCGCCTATCTGCGGCAGCGTCAGGCGCAGCAGCGCGACAGCCAGGACGTCTACCGGGCGGCCTCCGACCTGGCCGCCCGGGCCGCGCGGCTGGCCGAGGGAGTGGCGGCCTCACGGGCGGTGCACCGCCCGCAGCAGGGGCAGCTCGCCGCCCGGGCCGGGGTGAACGTGGCCAACGAGGCCTACCTCGTGCCCCGGGAACACACGGCGCAGCTCCACCGGGATCTCTCCGCACTGGCCGAAGGCACCCCCGGGGTCGCGATCGAGGTGACCGGGCCGTGGGCGCCCTACTCGTTCGCCACCGCCGTGGTGGCGGAGGGCGCGGGCGGCGGTGGTCCACGGTGAGCACGGACATCATCGGCGGCGTTCTCGGCGAGACCGAGCCCCGGGGCGGTCCGCCCGTCGCGCTGATCGATCTCCTGGACCGCCTGCTGAACGGAGGGGCCGTGCTCACCGGAGACCTCGTCCTGTCCATCGCCGACGTGGACCTCGTCCACATCAACCTTCGAGCGGTGATCCGGTCGATCACCGGTGAGGAGCCGGGGCCGTGGTGAGCCCGCCCCCGGCCGCGTACGGGCGAAGCATTCCGGCGAGCGAGGAGGCGGAGGAGGTGGACACGATGACCGAGGACGACCGCGCGCGAGGTGTGGGCGGTGTGCCCTCCGCGGCGGCCGAAGAGGTGGCACGCGCGGCGGCCCGGGCGTTCGGGCTCAGCCCCGCGCAACCGGACGACAGCCGTCCCTCGACGGCGGCCCAGCGGCTGCACACCGACCCGGACACCGTGGAGCGGGATCTCATCAAGCTGGTGCTCACCATCGTCGAACTGCTCCGTCAGCTCATGGAGCGCACCGCGATCCACCGCGTCGACCAGGGCGACCTGAGCGAGCCCCAGGAGGAGCGGATCGGCATGACGCTGATGATCCTGAACGAACGCATGACGGAGCTGTGCGACCGCTACGACCTGACGATGGACGACCTCAATCTCGACCTCGGACCGCTCGGCACACTGCTGCCGCACGACGGCGCGTGAGCGGGCAGAGCCCAGGTTTCATCGCAGCACCCAAGGCAAGGAGGAGCCCATGACTGACGACAAGGATGCGAAGAACTACACCCCGAACAAGGGCAGGACCACCACTGCCGGCAAGACGGAACCGGCCCGCAAGGCGGCTGGAGCCACGGCCGAGAGGGCCGGCAAGCGGGCCGACGCGACCGCCGACGAGGCGCTGTCCGCGGCCGGGGGTGCCAAGGACGCGGCCGGGAGCGCGAAGGACGCGGCCTCGGACGGCGCCCGGGCGGCCGGTGAGACCACCCGCCGCGTCGGCCGTGCCGCTGCCGCCGGTCTCCAGAGTGGGCAGCACGCCGTGACGGCCAACGTGGCGAAGGCGGCCGGCGCGGCGACCACGGCCTGGACCGTCGTCAAGCACCGCAAGGCCGTCGCCGCCGGCGCCGCGGCGGGGGTGGCCGGTGTCGCCGGAGCGGCGTTCGCCATCGGCCGTTCGACCGCCAGGCCTCCGATGGGCCCGCTGACCCGACTGGCGCGCGGGCGGATCTGACTGCGGAACGGAGAACGCCGGGCCCGGCACGGGCCAGGACGTGGGGCGGGGCCGGAGAGGATTCTCCGGCCCCGCCCCACGTCCGGACCACGGCGGTCTCCGTCCCGTATGGCAGTGGCCGGTGCTGGTCACGCCGACGCCCGCGGTGAAGTCGAGGTGGCGTCGCCCCTCCGCGTCGTAGAGGTACAGCCCTTCCCCTCGGAAGGCGGTGACGGGAGTGGCCTGCTTCAGTACGGGTGACAGCCGGGGCATGGTTCACCTCACGGTTCGGGGACCTGCGGCGGGAGCCTGGGGCCCGTGACGGGAGTACGTGCGCTCAGTGGCCGGCCGGGTCCGGCCGGGGCAGGAAGCCGGACTCGGTGGCCCAGGCCAGCGCGGAGGCCCACCACCGGGGCGTCGGGGCGGTGAACCGCACCCCCAGCCGGTCGAGTACGGCAAGGGTGTGCGAGGAGCCGGTCCGGACGTTGCGGTCCTCCAGCAGACTCCAGGCCGCGGCCAGCCGGACCTCTTCGGGGTGATCGCCTTCCGCCCGGTCCAGCGCGGCTGCGAAGTCCTTCGCGTCGCGCAGCTCGATCCGGTGGCCGGACCGCCTCATCCAGCCCACCAGTTCGTCGTGGGGGACCTGGTGCGGGGTCTCGACATGGTGGGCCCCGGGGGCCGCGTCCGCGTACAGGGCCAGAGCCGCGATCCCGGCGGCCACCGTGTCCACGTGACTGAAGGCGAACGTCGTCCCTCCAGGCGCGGGGCGGCTCCGGCCGGCAGATAGCCGCGCAGGGTCTGGTAGACGCGGTTGGTGGCGATGCCCCCGTGGAACGCGCCGGTGCGGCTGTGGGCGGCGACGTGGCCGCTCCGGTGGATGTGGCAGCGGCGGCCGGAGGCGGCCCAGGCGCGGACCGCCTCCTCGGCGAGGGACTTGGACCGCTCGTACGGGGTGCGGAAGTGCTGGCCGATGCGCAGATCGGCCTCGCTGAACCGGCGGTTGGGGGCCGCCGGGTCGATCCCGCCGGCCACGGCGAGCGTCGAGATGTGGTGGAACCGGACCCCGCCCATGGCCTCGGCGTCGATCCAGGCCAGCCGCCGCCGCACCCCGTCGTGGTTGACGCGTTCCAGTTCCTCGGGCGGGGCGACCAGGCGGACGTCGGCGGCGGCGTGGACCACGACCTTGGGCGTCCCGGGCGAGGGCACGGAATTCCCGCCGCCGGCTTCAGGATCCTGGCTCCGCGATCCCGGCTCTGCGCTGCTGGCTCTGGGTTTCCCGCCCCCGCCCCCGCCCCCGCTTCCGGCTCGGCCTCGGTGGCTGCTTCGCCGCCCCGGGAGCCCCCCTGCCCGGCCCCTGCCCGGCCCCTGCCCGGCCCCTGCCCGGCGTGCCTCCGCCGAGAGGTGCCTGGCTTGAATTATTCGAACGTTCGAGCGAATATCGAAGAGTGTGGACAGAGCAGCAGGTGGTCGAGGGGTGGGGCAGGCCGACGGCGGCGCAGGTGGGCCTGGATCTGGCC from Streptomyces sp. CA-278952 carries:
- a CDS encoding GlsB/YeaQ/YmgE family stress response membrane protein; protein product: MHISGLVSALIIGAAIGLLGRLVLPGRQHIGVLWTLVVGMAAALLGSLLASVLGVGDTRGVDWSEWLIQIVLAGLGVAALDRALAGTERRPRKRA
- a CDS encoding gas vesicle protein GvpO, with product MSTEKKTDEEHDGKRVDVPTAMRQASAQLTELLQCEPGSVSAVRATEDGWSADVEVVELERVPDTMSVMASYRVELDPRGTLLSYERLRRYARGQIDRR
- a CDS encoding gas vesicle structural protein GvpA — its product is MALVQQSNATSGGGSGSGNLYDVLELILDRGLVIDAFVRVSVVGIEILKIDVRVVVASVDTYLRFAEACNRLDLESGRKAPSQLTDLVGDMTENGAKGKSKGALSGAVEAVTESLQGKREEPEEEPRKRPARKSTSSRQTQRSGE
- a CDS encoding GvpL/GvpF family gas vesicle protein codes for the protein MPTYIYAITGADHPLPLNGLHGVGDPPSALRTLHTDRLAAVVSDAPPGLRAKRRDVMAHQGVLETLMAGGATLPMRFGLVGPGDDEVTAALDREADAYGDRLVELDGRVEYNLKAGRDEDDLLREIMTESDDIRELNERTRAQGGHDDRVALGELVAREVTARHQREAEDVAARLADVATRSSHAEPAPQQFLNLSFLVPRAETDAFVAAVRREAEQRGDAYAFTLTGPLPPYSFV
- a CDS encoding gas vesicle protein GvpG, coding for MGLISSILTLPLAPVRGTAWVLDQVVQAAEEEYYDPEPVRARLAQLEQDLINGLVDEDEFDRREDELLDQLDEIEEYRNSARHTP
- a CDS encoding SRPBCC family protein, with the translated sequence MPDSTLGGIKDDVVKSPATDRLKDELQNYLRARAEHAVTQLGHRLGDSVSKLAEPGGGGGALKSLAKGGQALGEGKSPGQAALSAGASHLKDTVKDKVKGMFGKGRKSGGGKSKSVTIVEDIDVGVPVREAYDQWTQFQEFSSFAKGVVSVEKADDTTSNWKVKVAKSTRSWKANVTEQVPDERITWTTEGAKGTVKGVVTFHAITDDLTRVLLVLEYFPKGLFEKTGNIWRAQGRRARLDLKLYRKFIMMRGEATDSWRGEIRDGEVVLSHDEALDEEESRNDEGSEPDESAPDEPSDEEPSEDEQPPDEDDDLAYEDEEPQDEEFGDEEDQEEDHEEGGEEEDEAVEPADELDEPAEEAADDEDAGDRGDEAEAEETEEEPEEEPQPARRSRRRQATADR
- a CDS encoding gas vesicle protein, which translates into the protein MSDSLAGRMPAPPRGAGPAHGQQGSSANLADILERVLDKGIVIAGDIQINLLDIELLTIKLRLLVASVDKAKEMGIDWWEHDPSLSSRARPAPGTDAGPGHDALADENERLRAELAHLRSAAAGIPGSGTAGDRAAPAEQENER
- a CDS encoding GvpL/GvpF family gas vesicle protein, coding for MNTGPNATVGVPGEGTGELSYVYAVGREGPALDGLAARLPGVDGRPLRPVGGGGLCALVSPVPADTFSERGLTAQMEDLDRLEAVARAHHAVVDAAFAETSVLPMRLATVYLDDTRVADMLVRQRSEFQELLGRLEGHVELGVKVYADPRTAAVTASAPAAATPSGGGAGRAYLRQRQAQQRDSQDVYRAASDLAARAARLAEGVAASRAVHRPQQGQLAARAGVNVANEAYLVPREHTAQLHRDLSALAEGTPGVAIEVTGPWAPYSFATAVVAEGAGGGGPR
- a CDS encoding gas vesicle protein, with the translated sequence MSTDIIGGVLGETEPRGGPPVALIDLLDRLLNGGAVLTGDLVLSIADVDLVHINLRAVIRSITGEEPGPW
- a CDS encoding gas vesicle protein K, producing the protein MTEDDRARGVGGVPSAAAEEVARAAARAFGLSPAQPDDSRPSTAAQRLHTDPDTVERDLIKLVLTIVELLRQLMERTAIHRVDQGDLSEPQEERIGMTLMILNERMTELCDRYDLTMDDLNLDLGPLGTLLPHDGA
- a CDS encoding SDR family oxidoreductase, producing the protein MPSPGTPKVVVHAAADVRLVAPPEELERVNHDGVRRRLAWIDAEAMGGVRFHHISTLAVAGGIDPAAPNRRFSEADLRIGQHFRTPYERSKSLAEEAVRAWAASGRRCHIHRSGHVAAHSRTGAFHGGIATNRVYQTLRGYLPAGAAPRLEGRRSPSVTWTRWPPGSRLWPCTRTRPPGPTMSRPRTRSPTTNWWAG